DNA sequence from the Streptomyces tsukubensis genome:
GCCCATGCCGCCGGTCCCGAGAGAGGCTTCGAGCCGGTACTGGCCTGCGTATTCCGGTTGTCCTGATTCCGACGCCTGACCAGTGCTGCGCAGCGGTGGCATCCCCACCCCCGATGGTCGATCGTGCGCACCCGCGAACTTCGGAGCCTAGTCGATGGTGAGTACGACACCGCAGTGGTTGGGCGCCGGGGCGGGGCGTACCGTACCCGTACGCAGATACACCAACGGGGGAGATTTCCATGGCAATCGACGAAGCCCGTCCGGAAACCGACGTTCCGCTCGCCGGTCCGGCCGCCCTCGCCGAGGCAGGGGCGGCGGCCTCCGACGTCACGGCATCGGTCCGCTACTACCCGGTCGCCCCGGGCGTCGCGCTCCACGTCCGGACGGGCCCCGGCACCCAGTACGACATCATCCGCACCCTGCCCGTCGGCTCCCGGGTGCCGATCTTCTGCCAGAAGCCGGGGCAGGCCGTGAAGGGCCCGTACGGCACGTCGAGGATCTGGGACAACATCGGCAACGGCGAGTTCGTCTCGGACGCCTACATCCGGACCGGCAGCGACGGCTACGTCGCCATCCGCTGCTGACACCCGCCGTCCGGCCCCCGGACCCCCGGCCCGTGGGGGACGGCCGCCCGCGGGGGATAATCGGGCTCGTGAGCGAGCAGCAGAAGACCACCGATGACGGGGCGACCCCGAGCGGTCCGCAGCCCGAGCCCATCCGTTTCTTCGGTACGACGTGGGTCGACCACGACGGCGGGTACGGGCTGCGCCGTGCGGGCGTGGCCGTGGGCGCGGCCGCCGCGGCGGCCGTCGGCGCCCTCGCCCTGCGCCTGGGCTACCAGGGACTGACCATCGCCGATGTCGGGGGCATTCTGAACGCCCTCGTCATCGTCATGTTCGCGGTGTGCAGCGCGATCGCGTTCCGCAAGACCTGGGAGGGCTTCACGCGCCGCCCGTCGGGTGCCGTCGGCCCGGACGCACTGCGCAGCGTGCGGACGGTCGGCTTCGTCGGCGTGCTGCTCGCCTGGTGCTTCCGGGCCCTGAAGGAGGCACCGGGGGAGGGCCTGTACCGCCGGGAGTACGAGACGGCCCGCGCCCAGTACGACAAACGCCGCCGCACCCGCACGGGCAACCCGGCCGCCCGCGGCACCACCGAGTCCCCGGGCAGGTCCGCCCGCCCGAAGCGCAAGCGCTGAACGCCCGGCCCGCACGGGCCGGACGCTGCACGAGCGGGGCGTAGAACCCCCGCTTCCCGGCCAGGATCCTCACCATGACGAACTCCCCGCCACAGCAGCCCCATCCACCCCGGCAAGCACCGCCGGACCAGGCTCCCGGCCCGGTCCCGCCCGCCGGAACGCTCGCCGGTTCGCCGCGCGCCCGCTCCTTCGACGCCGCGGCCGCCCAGTACGCCGCGGCCCGCCCCACCTATCCGCCCGCGCTCTTCGACGCGGTCGAGGAGATCACCGGCCGGCCGCTGCGCGGGGCGCGCGTCGTCGACGTCGGCGCGGGCACCGGGATCGCCAGCGGGCTGCTGGCCGGGCGCGGTGCCCGGGTCACGGCCGTGGAACCGGGCGCGGGCATGGCGCGGGAGTTCCACCGGGCGCTCCCGGAGATTCCGCTGGTACGGGGTGTGGGCGACGCCCTTCCACTGGCCGGCGGCTGGGCGGACCTGATCACCTACGCACAGTCGTGGCACTGGACGGACCCCGCACGCTCCCTCCCCGAAGCCGTCCGGGTCCTGCGGCCCGGCGGCTCCCTGGCGCTGTGGTGGAACGCCGCCGACTACTCCGTGCCCTGGCTCGCCGCCCAGGGAGCCCGCTTCCGGCAGTGGATCCCCGAGTGGACGAACGGCTCACCGGGAGCCGCCCGCGAACTGCCCGCGGCCTTCCCCGCAGTGCACCGCACCCTCCGCTGGACCCGTTCCGTACCGCTCACCACCCATCTCGACAACATCGGCAGCCACTCCCTGCTGCTGACCCTCGGCCGGGACCGGGCCGCCGAACTGCTGGACCGGGAGCGGACGGAACTGCTGAAGGTCTTCCCCGGCGGAACGGTCCCCGAGGCGTACACGGTCGAACTGACGGTCACCACCACCGAAGCCGCCCAGCGGCACCGCATCCGGAATCCGTAGCCCGAAAACCCACGCAACCTGAGGACCGGGGACATGGCCGAGCTGTCCGAGTTCGAGAAGCACCGCCGCCGACTGTGGGCCATCGCCTACCGCATCACCGGCTCCGTCTCGGACGCCGACGACGCCGTACAGGAGACCTGGCTGCGCTGGCAGAAACTGCCGGACGGCACGGCGGACTCCCCGGGCGCCTTTCTGACCACCGTGGTCAGCCGGATCTGCTACGACCAGCTCACCTCGGCCCGCGCCCGGCGCGAGACGTACATCGGAACGTGGCTCCCCGAGCCGCTGGTCACCGTCACCGAAGGCGGGCCCGAGGAGCGGGCGACGCTCGACGAGTCCGTGGGCACCGCCCTGCTCACCGTCATGGAACGGCTCAGCCCGCCCGAACGGACCGCGCTCGTCCTCCACGACGTCTTCGCCGTACCGTTCGCCGAGATCGCGGACGTGGTGGGCCGCAGCCCCGACTCCGTACGGCAACTGGCCTCCCGGGCCCGCCGCCGGGTCCGCGACGAGGAGCCCCGCCGCTCGGTCGACCGCGCCGAGCACCGCCGTACCGTCGAGGCCTTCCTCGCCGCCGTCACCGGCGGCGAACTGGAACAGCTTCTGGAGATCCTCGACCCCGAGGTGGTCTGGCGCTCCGACGGCGGCGGCAAGGTCATGGCGGCCAGGATCCCGGTCGTGGGCCGCGAGAAGGTCGCCCACTTCCTCGGCAAGGTGCTGCGCAGGTTCGTCCCCGGCCGCTCCTGGATCGCGGTCCGCGATATCAACGGAGCCCCGGGGCTGGTCGCCGCCGATCCGGTCGGAGACTGGGCCGCCGTGTACTCGTTCACGGTCCGCGACGGCCGCATCGCCCGTATCGACTGCATCATCAACCCCGACAAACTCGCCCACCTCGACTTCGCCGCCCTGCGCGGCGTGCCGCCCGCCGGAGGTGCCGGCGGCCCGGAGTGACACCGGCGGCGGAGAAAAATGCGCCGTCCTGTCACATCGGCCTCCGCCGTGTCGTCACCCGGGTATGACGACGACACAGCAGCAGCGCAGCTCTCTCGAAAAGCCGCAGGTGACGGTTCTGGGGGCCGGGTACGGGGGGCTGCTCGCCGCACTGCGGCTCGCCCCGCACGCCCGGGTCACCCTGGTCGACCCCGCCGACCGCTTCACCGAGCGGGTCCGCCTCCATGAGCGCGCCGCGGCCCGTACCGATATCAGCCACCCCCTGGCCGGGCTGCTGCGCGGTACCGGGGTCCGGCACGTGGCGGCCCGGGCCGCGGCCCTGGACCCGGCGGCACGGACGGTCACCACCGACGACGGGCAGGTGCTTCCCTACGACCGCCTGGTCTACGCCCTCGGCAGCCGTACGGGCACCCCGGCTGCCGCCGAAGCCGCAGTCGAATCGCAGGGCCGTCTCCACACCGCCGAGTCGGCCGCGGCCCTGCGCGACCGGATGCGCGGAGCCCCGGGGTCGGTCGCCGTCGTCGGAGGCGGGCTCACCGGTATCGAGATGGCCGCCGAACTGGCCGAGACCTACCCCGACCGGTCCATACGCCTCCTCTCCTCGGGGCCCGTCGCCGCCGGGCACTCCGCCCGCAGCCGCGACCACATCCGCACGGTCCTCTCGGGTCTCGGCGTCCGGATCGAAGAGGGCATCGACGTCCCCGGCCCCGAGGCGGTGGACGCCGACACCGTCGTCTGGTCGGCGTCGATGGTCCCCAACACCGGCCTGGCCTCCGCCGCCGGACTGACGCTCGACCCCGCGACCGGCCGGATCGCCGTCGACGAGACCCTCCGCTCCGTCAGCCACCCCGAGATCTACGCCGCCGGGGACGCCGCCGCAGCCCACAACGCGACCGCGGGCGCCCTGCGCATGGGCTGCGCGACAGCCCTCCCCACCGGCTCGCGCGCGGCCTCTTCGATCATCTCCGGGATCCGGGGCGAACAGCCCGCACCACTGAAGTTCGCCTATGTCGTCCAGTGCGTGAGCCTCGGCCGCCGGGACGGGGTGGTCCAGTTCGTCAGAGGGGACGACTCCCCGCGCTCCCGTTCCCTCACCGGCCGCACGGCGGCCCGCTTCAAGGAGCAGATCGTGCTCTCGACGATCCGCACGTTCCGGCTGGCCCGCCGCACCCCCGGCCTGATCCCCGCCGTCCCCGGTATGAGCTGACCCCCCGGACGCTTGACGGCCGGCACCCCCAGGAGCAGTATTCATCGCATGATGAATAAATCCGGGGGTGCCTTCGTCGATGCCTCGGGCATCGCCGTACTCGCACGCGGCCTCACCGTCGCCCGCGGCGACCGCACCGTCCTCCACTCACTCGACTTCACCGTCCCGCCCGGCCGCATCACCGGTCTCCTGGGCCCCTCCGGCTGCGGCAAATCCACCCTGATGCGTACGCTCGTCGGCGCCCAGGCCCGGGTCACCGGCACTCTCGACGTCCTCGGCCGGCCTGCGGGAAGCGCGGCCCTCCGCTCCCGCATCGGCTACGTCACCCAGGCCCCCTCCGTCTACG
Encoded proteins:
- the sigJ gene encoding RNA polymerase sigma factor SigJ; its protein translation is MAELSEFEKHRRRLWAIAYRITGSVSDADDAVQETWLRWQKLPDGTADSPGAFLTTVVSRICYDQLTSARARRETYIGTWLPEPLVTVTEGGPEERATLDESVGTALLTVMERLSPPERTALVLHDVFAVPFAEIADVVGRSPDSVRQLASRARRRVRDEEPRRSVDRAEHRRTVEAFLAAVTGGELEQLLEILDPEVVWRSDGGGKVMAARIPVVGREKVAHFLGKVLRRFVPGRSWIAVRDINGAPGLVAADPVGDWAAVYSFTVRDGRIARIDCIINPDKLAHLDFAALRGVPPAGGAGGPE
- a CDS encoding class I SAM-dependent methyltransferase, producing MTNSPPQQPHPPRQAPPDQAPGPVPPAGTLAGSPRARSFDAAAAQYAAARPTYPPALFDAVEEITGRPLRGARVVDVGAGTGIASGLLAGRGARVTAVEPGAGMAREFHRALPEIPLVRGVGDALPLAGGWADLITYAQSWHWTDPARSLPEAVRVLRPGGSLALWWNAADYSVPWLAAQGARFRQWIPEWTNGSPGAARELPAAFPAVHRTLRWTRSVPLTTHLDNIGSHSLLLTLGRDRAAELLDRERTELLKVFPGGTVPEAYTVELTVTTTEAAQRHRIRNP
- a CDS encoding NAD(P)/FAD-dependent oxidoreductase translates to MTTTQQQRSSLEKPQVTVLGAGYGGLLAALRLAPHARVTLVDPADRFTERVRLHERAAARTDISHPLAGLLRGTGVRHVAARAAALDPAARTVTTDDGQVLPYDRLVYALGSRTGTPAAAEAAVESQGRLHTAESAAALRDRMRGAPGSVAVVGGGLTGIEMAAELAETYPDRSIRLLSSGPVAAGHSARSRDHIRTVLSGLGVRIEEGIDVPGPEAVDADTVVWSASMVPNTGLASAAGLTLDPATGRIAVDETLRSVSHPEIYAAGDAAAAHNATAGALRMGCATALPTGSRAASSIISGIRGEQPAPLKFAYVVQCVSLGRRDGVVQFVRGDDSPRSRSLTGRTAARFKEQIVLSTIRTFRLARRTPGLIPAVPGMS